In Hymenobacter sublimis, a single genomic region encodes these proteins:
- a CDS encoding PspA/IM30 family protein: MNTSFPSELKPGLSGTLPKWQQPEKVAGWVFLGGVVAAGVYGWGTIVPFLVDMVFDTVKLGIGLGVLFGAFLLLTNPRIKAGFWYAGQRIFRTAAGIFVNTDPIGIMEDYIRSTGQEARKMEEEVGHVEGAHELVKRKLEANTLQMREYLALADSATRQREPDAAESYASRAAQLQEYNQRLQPMLTTTQNVSLVMRQILKAALRQIDNSKFKVNLLKDEYELVKRTCSGMRAAMNILRGDPDKKYFFDLATDRVAQDMAQQLGQIKQAMRYSQEFVKEMDIQNGVMSEKGQRLLENYQKGEFNALLDEKPAPMTSAQTRTATTDAYRSLLE, encoded by the coding sequence ATGAACACCTCTTTTCCTTCCGAACTTAAACCCGGCCTGAGCGGCACCTTGCCCAAGTGGCAGCAGCCCGAGAAGGTAGCCGGCTGGGTGTTTCTGGGCGGGGTAGTGGCCGCCGGCGTGTACGGCTGGGGCACCATCGTCCCCTTTCTGGTCGACATGGTGTTCGACACCGTGAAGCTGGGCATTGGCCTGGGCGTGCTGTTTGGGGCCTTTCTGCTGCTCACTAACCCGCGCATCAAAGCGGGTTTCTGGTACGCCGGGCAACGGATTTTCCGCACGGCGGCGGGCATCTTCGTCAACACCGACCCCATCGGCATCATGGAGGACTACATCCGCTCTACTGGGCAGGAAGCGCGCAAGATGGAGGAGGAAGTGGGCCACGTGGAAGGCGCTCATGAGTTGGTGAAGCGCAAGCTGGAAGCCAACACCCTGCAGATGCGCGAGTACCTGGCCCTGGCCGACTCGGCTACCCGCCAGCGCGAGCCCGACGCGGCCGAAAGCTACGCTTCCCGCGCCGCCCAGCTTCAGGAATACAACCAGCGCCTGCAGCCCATGCTCACCACCACCCAAAACGTGAGCCTGGTGATGCGCCAGATCCTGAAAGCCGCCCTGCGCCAGATCGACAACAGTAAATTCAAAGTCAATCTACTCAAGGACGAGTACGAACTGGTGAAGCGCACCTGCTCCGGCATGCGGGCCGCCATGAACATCCTGCGCGGCGACCCGGACAAGAAGTACTTCTTCGACCTGGCCACCGACCGCGTGGCCCAGGACATGGCCCAGCAGCTCGGCCAAATCAAGCAGGCCATGCGCTACAGCCAGGAGTTCGTGAAGGAAATGGACATCCAGAACGGCGTCATGAGCGAGAAAGGCCAGCGCCTGCTCGAAAATTACCAAAAAGGCGAGTTCAATGCCCTCCTCGACGAGAAGCCCGCCCCCATGACCTCCGCCCAAACCCGCACGGCCACCACCGACGCCTACCGCAGCCTGCTGGAGTAA
- a CDS encoding OmpA family protein, producing the protein MTTRGKIVLGALLVALLYFGINKVVSSGLIFKKAATESVLLNSIELPAANGGSRSNVVVPLAPLPSTTPAEKGTPVVWEVMAWNSQMAGMLANGGPRTTQGSSMAAGGLDMQIVRQDDVAKMQADLVKNALDLQQNPETPGLLVSIMGDGLPAFSAVQTQLEKAGTSLQIIPYSVGKSFGEDKLMGPKEWLDNPKGALGKTIACYLRDGDQNIALKWCADNGLKVNPDETTYDPEAVNFLAASDFLVAAEKYIIGKPEQRVKVVNGKNTGVKVDVVADAVATWTPGDVNIARQKGGLVNIVSTKDYSNQMPNIMVTTKRWYDAHPKEVEALMTAFAVAGDQVKSHPEALSRAADISAQVYGDKDKPGAYWLRYYKGVSEADRNGEVVELGGSKAFNFADNLALFGLNEGGTNIYAAVYKTFGDVQSRLYPRELPSYVPLTQMLDLTPLKKLQDKYRGKTLAPAEQQRFAADDEIRQSVSKRAWNIEFNTGQSSFTPAAERQLQQLFNDLVVAGRLKVAVHGHTDNVGDPQRNQQLSEDRALAVEHWLEQRSRSAFPEGRVQVYAHGAQEPVAPNATPEGKAKNRRVEIVLGN; encoded by the coding sequence ATGACAACTCGCGGTAAAATTGTACTGGGCGCCCTGCTTGTGGCGCTGCTCTACTTCGGTATTAACAAGGTGGTGTCAAGTGGACTCATCTTCAAGAAAGCGGCTACTGAATCGGTGCTGCTGAACTCCATTGAGCTGCCCGCGGCCAACGGCGGCTCGCGCAGCAACGTGGTGGTGCCCTTGGCTCCGCTGCCCTCCACTACGCCCGCCGAGAAGGGCACGCCCGTGGTGTGGGAGGTAATGGCCTGGAACTCGCAAATGGCCGGGATGCTGGCCAACGGCGGCCCGCGCACCACCCAGGGTTCCAGCATGGCCGCCGGCGGCCTGGACATGCAGATTGTGCGCCAGGACGACGTAGCCAAAATGCAGGCCGACTTGGTGAAAAACGCCCTGGACTTGCAGCAGAACCCCGAAACGCCGGGCCTGCTAGTGAGCATCATGGGCGACGGGCTACCGGCCTTCTCGGCGGTGCAAACCCAACTGGAAAAAGCCGGCACTAGCCTTCAAATCATTCCCTACTCGGTAGGAAAGTCGTTTGGTGAAGACAAGCTCATGGGCCCCAAAGAGTGGCTCGACAACCCGAAAGGCGCCCTGGGCAAAACCATTGCCTGCTACCTGCGCGACGGGGACCAGAACATTGCCCTGAAGTGGTGCGCCGATAATGGCCTGAAAGTCAACCCCGACGAAACCACCTACGACCCCGAGGCCGTGAACTTCCTGGCCGCCTCCGACTTCCTAGTAGCCGCCGAGAAGTACATCATCGGCAAGCCGGAGCAGCGCGTGAAGGTGGTAAACGGCAAGAATACCGGCGTGAAAGTAGATGTAGTGGCCGACGCCGTAGCCACCTGGACGCCCGGCGACGTGAACATTGCCCGCCAGAAAGGGGGCCTGGTGAACATCGTCTCGACCAAGGACTACAGCAACCAGATGCCCAACATCATGGTCACGACCAAGCGCTGGTACGATGCCCACCCGAAAGAAGTGGAAGCCCTGATGACTGCCTTCGCTGTGGCCGGCGACCAGGTGAAAAGTCACCCCGAAGCCCTGAGCCGCGCCGCCGATATTTCGGCCCAGGTGTACGGCGACAAGGACAAGCCCGGCGCCTACTGGCTGCGCTACTACAAGGGCGTGAGTGAGGCCGACCGCAACGGGGAGGTAGTGGAGCTGGGCGGCAGCAAGGCCTTCAATTTCGCCGACAACCTGGCTTTGTTTGGCCTGAACGAGGGCGGCACCAACATTTACGCGGCCGTGTACAAAACTTTCGGCGACGTGCAGAGCCGCCTCTACCCCCGCGAGCTGCCCAGCTACGTGCCCCTGACCCAGATGCTGGACCTCACGCCTCTGAAAAAGCTCCAGGACAAGTACCGCGGCAAAACCCTGGCCCCGGCCGAGCAGCAACGCTTCGCCGCCGATGATGAAATCCGCCAAAGCGTAAGCAAGCGGGCCTGGAACATCGAGTTCAACACCGGCCAAAGCTCCTTCACGCCGGCCGCCGAGCGCCAGCTTCAGCAGCTCTTCAACGACCTGGTAGTAGCCGGCCGCCTGAAAGTAGCCGTGCACGGTCACACCGACAACGTGGGCGACCCGCAGCGCAACCAGCAGCTTTCCGAGGATCGGGCCCTGGCCGTGGAGCACTGGCTGGAGCAGCGCAGCCGCAGTGCCTTCCCCGAAGGCCGCGTGCAGGTGTACGCCCACGGCGCCCAGGAGCCCGTAGCCCCCAACGCTACCCCCGAGGGCAAGGCCAAGAACCGCCGCGTGGAAATAGTGCTGGGGAATTAG
- a CDS encoding ABC transporter permease, which translates to MKSLFLPNGRLPRTMFALMAAAQGALLLLLWLLYPLRLFPSLGDVLRALADMVTTQGLIQELWASMTTALQALGVATVLALLISYLTALPFFRPLAYAASKMRYLTLTGLTFFMALMVSSGHEVKLSVLIFATTVYLVTGMTRVILTTTQQEMDHARTLGLGEWRSFWEVVVLGKLAEMLEVVRQNFAIIWTMITLVETLYQSEGGIGLLLYKQNRYLHLDGVVAIQLVILAAGAAQDYLFSLLRRMFFPYAELAAVQ; encoded by the coding sequence ATGAAAAGCCTCTTCCTACCCAACGGCCGCTTACCCCGCACCATGTTTGCCCTGATGGCGGCGGCCCAAGGTGCTTTGCTGCTGCTACTGTGGCTGTTGTATCCGCTGCGCCTGTTTCCTTCGCTTGGTGATGTGCTGCGCGCTTTGGCCGATATGGTTACTACCCAGGGACTTATTCAGGAGCTGTGGGCCAGTATGACCACGGCCCTGCAGGCCCTGGGCGTGGCCACGGTGCTGGCCCTGCTGATTTCCTACCTCACGGCCCTACCCTTCTTCCGGCCCCTGGCCTACGCGGCCTCCAAGATGCGTTACCTCACGCTTACCGGCCTCACCTTCTTCATGGCCCTGATGGTCAGCTCGGGCCACGAGGTGAAGCTGTCGGTGCTGATTTTCGCCACTACGGTGTACCTCGTGACGGGCATGACCCGCGTGATTCTGACCACCACCCAGCAGGAAATGGACCACGCCCGCACCCTGGGGCTGGGCGAGTGGCGCAGCTTCTGGGAGGTAGTCGTGCTGGGCAAGCTGGCGGAGATGCTGGAGGTAGTGCGCCAGAACTTCGCCATCATCTGGACGATGATTACCCTGGTGGAAACCCTTTACCAATCAGAAGGTGGCATTGGCCTGCTGCTCTACAAGCAAAACCGCTACCTCCACCTCGACGGGGTAGTCGCCATTCAGCTCGTCATCCTCGCCGCCGGCGCCGCCCAGGACTACCTATTTAGTCTCCTGCGCCGGATGTTTTTCCCTTATGCGGAGCTGGCGGCCGTGCAGTGA
- a CDS encoding ATP-binding cassette domain-containing protein, whose product MTPYFYKAPVLTLDNVSMQFEGETILRDISAQVLDVCRPGMSQGQVVGFYGRSGMGKSVLCRIMAGLMAPSQGTVLVGQEQQEVAPGAVGFVQQQYPLFNHRTLHDNLLVAAARKYPDAVEARRQADSYLERFQLAGHRRKYPAHLSGGQRQRAAIAQQLLCSDHLILLDEPFSGLDVAMMDEVKKIILEVTTMDELNTVVIVSHDIQTTTALCDRLWLLGYERDTSGQLLPGATISPQHQYNLAEMGLAWHENVEAEPEFNRFVEHLKDEIRGSA is encoded by the coding sequence ATGACTCCCTATTTCTACAAAGCCCCCGTTCTGACGCTCGACAATGTGTCCATGCAGTTCGAGGGCGAAACCATCCTGCGCGACATTTCGGCCCAGGTGCTGGACGTGTGCCGGCCGGGCATGAGCCAGGGGCAGGTGGTGGGCTTCTACGGCCGCTCAGGCATGGGCAAATCGGTGCTCTGCCGCATTATGGCCGGGCTGATGGCCCCGAGCCAGGGTACGGTGCTGGTGGGCCAGGAGCAGCAGGAAGTAGCGCCGGGCGCGGTGGGCTTCGTGCAGCAGCAGTACCCGCTGTTCAACCACCGCACCCTGCACGACAACCTGCTGGTAGCCGCCGCCCGCAAGTACCCCGATGCCGTCGAAGCCCGGCGCCAAGCCGATTCCTACCTGGAGCGGTTTCAGCTGGCCGGGCACCGCCGCAAGTACCCGGCTCACCTCTCCGGCGGGCAGCGCCAGCGCGCCGCCATTGCCCAGCAGTTGCTTTGCTCCGACCACCTCATCCTGCTCGACGAGCCCTTCTCCGGCCTCGACGTGGCCATGATGGACGAGGTCAAGAAAATCATCCTCGAAGTAACCACCATGGATGAGTTGAACACCGTCGTCATCGTCTCCCACGACATCCAGACCACCACCGCCCTCTGCGACCGGCTCTGGCTGCTGGGCTACGAACGAGACACCAGCGGCCAGCTGCTACCTGGCGCCACCATCAGCCCCCAGCACCAATACAACCTCGCCGAAATGGGCCTGGCCTGGCACGAAAACGTGGAAGCCGAACCAGAGTTTAACCGCTTCGTGGAGCACCTAAAGGATGAGATTCGGGGGAGTGCGTGA
- a CDS encoding transposase: MADLYQDKYRIPSTRLPGYDYGQSGAHFVTICTKDRQPYFGSIEAPGGNWDAAFLRPSVLGEKVRKCWAAIPQFAPFVHLDAFILMPDHMHGILLLDKDEPVGPGTSLQPSGNRFGPQSQNLASVLRGFKSAVTTYARYHNLEFQWQTRFHDRVIRSSVELEKIRNYIITNPGRWEKELDNGQGLYR, encoded by the coding sequence ATGGCGGATCTTTATCAGGACAAATACCGAATCCCTTCTACCCGTTTGCCAGGCTATGACTACGGACAAAGTGGGGCCCATTTCGTGACAATCTGCACTAAGGATCGGCAACCGTATTTCGGTAGTATTGAAGCTCCCGGCGGTAATTGGGATGCTGCTTTTCTACGGCCGTCGGTGCTCGGAGAGAAGGTGCGGAAATGCTGGGCAGCTATTCCGCAGTTTGCGCCGTTCGTGCACCTGGATGCGTTTATCTTGATGCCAGATCATATGCACGGCATACTACTGCTCGATAAGGATGAACCGGTAGGACCCGGCACGTCTCTGCAACCATCCGGCAATCGTTTTGGCCCACAGTCGCAAAACTTGGCGTCCGTCTTGCGCGGCTTTAAATCGGCGGTGACAACATATGCCCGGTATCACAATCTGGAATTTCAATGGCAAACTCGCTTCCATGACCGGGTGATTCGCAGCAGCGTGGAGTTGGAGAAGATTCGAAACTACATTATCACCAACCCAGGCCGCTGGGAAAAAGAACTCGACAACGGCCAAGGCCTTTACCGCTGA
- a CDS encoding sigma-54-dependent transcriptional regulator yields the protein MPSGTLLLIDDEARLRQLLARVLELEGYSVLQAPDASRGLELLQQHANEVLVVVSDVKLPDAHGVDLIPRLKAKAPDMEIVLLTAFGTIPDGVRAMKQGAFDYLTKGDFEQQLVVVVERAAEKARLRRRVAELERRMSQRYSFESMIGAAPALRRAQDLARQVAPTDSTVLLEGPTGAGKELFAQAIHEASERKHKSFVAVNCSAFPKDLLESELFGYKKGAFTGALADKKGLLEEAHGGTLFLDEIGELELNVQAKFLRVLETRQFTKLGDTKPTSVNVRIVAATNRNLKQEATAGHFRPDLYYRLSVFTINVPSLQERAADVPALAEYFLQYFAAQLRKRLPGLEPECVDLLSRYEWPGNVRELKNVLERAAILAPADQPLAAGYLPDEFQVLPAPFSPDADPTDQSLRAVEARHIRQVLHQCQGNKTEAARRLAIGLTTLYRKVQEYGL from the coding sequence ATGCCTTCCGGAACACTCTTACTCATTGACGACGAAGCCCGCCTGCGCCAGCTCTTGGCGCGAGTGCTGGAGTTGGAAGGCTATTCCGTGCTGCAAGCTCCTGATGCCAGCCGCGGCCTGGAGCTGCTGCAGCAGCACGCCAACGAGGTGCTGGTGGTGGTGTCCGACGTGAAGCTGCCCGATGCCCACGGCGTGGACCTAATTCCGCGCCTCAAGGCCAAGGCGCCCGATATGGAGATTGTGCTGCTCACTGCTTTCGGTACCATTCCGGATGGGGTGCGGGCCATGAAGCAGGGCGCCTTCGACTATCTCACCAAGGGCGACTTTGAGCAGCAATTGGTGGTAGTAGTGGAGCGGGCCGCCGAAAAAGCCCGCCTGCGCCGCCGCGTGGCCGAGCTGGAGCGGCGCATGAGCCAGCGCTACAGCTTCGAGAGTATGATTGGCGCGGCCCCCGCCCTACGCCGCGCCCAGGACCTGGCCCGCCAAGTAGCTCCCACCGACAGCACCGTGCTGTTGGAAGGGCCTACCGGCGCGGGAAAGGAACTGTTTGCCCAGGCCATCCACGAGGCCAGTGAGCGGAAACACAAGTCGTTCGTGGCCGTGAACTGCTCGGCTTTCCCCAAGGATTTACTGGAATCGGAGCTGTTTGGCTACAAGAAAGGCGCGTTTACGGGGGCCTTGGCCGATAAGAAGGGTCTGCTGGAAGAAGCCCACGGCGGCACCTTGTTTCTAGATGAAATTGGGGAGCTGGAGCTGAACGTACAGGCCAAGTTTCTGCGGGTGCTCGAAACACGCCAGTTTACCAAGCTCGGCGACACCAAGCCTACCAGCGTGAACGTGCGCATCGTGGCCGCCACCAACCGCAACCTCAAGCAGGAAGCCACCGCCGGCCATTTCCGCCCCGACCTCTACTACCGCCTCTCCGTGTTCACCATCAACGTGCCCAGCCTGCAGGAGCGCGCCGCCGATGTGCCCGCCCTGGCCGAGTACTTCCTACAGTACTTCGCGGCCCAGCTGCGCAAGCGTCTACCCGGTCTGGAGCCCGAGTGCGTGGACCTACTGAGTCGCTACGAGTGGCCGGGCAACGTGCGCGAGCTAAAGAATGTGCTAGAGCGCGCCGCCATCCTGGCCCCCGCCGACCAGCCCCTTGCCGCTGGCTACCTCCCCGACGAGTTCCAGGTGCTGCCTGCCCCCTTCAGCCCCGACGCCGACCCTACCGACCAAAGCCTGCGCGCGGTGGAAGCCCGCCACATCCGGCAAGTGCTCCACCAGTGCCAGGGCAACAAAACCGAAGCCGCCCGCCGCCTCGCCATCGGCCTCACGACCCTCTACCGCAAGGTGCAGGAGTATGGGCTGTGA
- a CDS encoding sensor histidine kinase, with the protein MSLKLKIRLSILVMLTLLLGLGGYTILTIQQLNVGTRSIQRANFRSVEYGEQMLRALEQLQDQPAATAPLAQLRWALTREAANITEAGELELVDTLTQQVAEYQRLVDDRAPTPQQLAKLRQLRAETHRMMQLNAASFNAQTARTALAAGRARHTVLLLLLLSTAVGLGLIVRLPRVVLRPLRRLRADVEDVASPGPATRVSIAKNDEVGAVALALNRAFGYMQDQRSVTRAALATERSRLESLIEHLDEGLLLLDPERCVLLANPVARELLGRTAADLVGQRAEELSRESTLLHDLFRPLLEQESVRAGETPAPVMLTIHGPDGDPTYYQLTLNHIVSRNRETERTEFVGHILSLRNVSDFKKLDEVKSSYLATISHELKTPLASIKLSLMLLQDERTEPEERQRIADGIRDETQRLLGMVGQLLAVSRLDAGAGIQLDLQPITLAEVVAYATDTVQPQLDDKELQLQVELPADLPAARADVEKTTWVLINLLANGIRYSPRGAALTVRAYHHQEQLEISVQDCGPGIPAQYHERIFQRFAQIPNTTGHKGSSGLGLSISREFIAAQGGRLWVESQPGQGSQFRFTLPLATPEKV; encoded by the coding sequence ATGTCCCTGAAACTGAAAATTCGCCTCAGCATTCTGGTAATGCTGACTTTACTGCTGGGCTTGGGCGGGTACACCATCCTCACTATTCAGCAGTTGAACGTGGGGACGCGCAGCATCCAGCGGGCCAACTTCCGGTCGGTGGAGTACGGGGAGCAGATGCTGCGGGCCCTGGAGCAGTTACAGGATCAGCCCGCGGCAACGGCGCCGCTTGCCCAGCTCCGCTGGGCCCTCACCCGCGAGGCGGCCAACATTACCGAAGCTGGCGAGCTGGAGCTGGTAGACACCCTCACCCAGCAGGTAGCCGAGTATCAGCGCCTCGTGGATGACCGGGCACCTACCCCCCAGCAGCTCGCCAAACTCCGCCAACTCCGGGCCGAAACCCACCGCATGATGCAGCTGAATGCGGCTTCCTTCAACGCCCAGACCGCCCGAACCGCCCTAGCTGCCGGCCGCGCCCGCCATACTGTGCTCCTACTCCTGTTGCTGAGTACGGCCGTGGGGCTGGGCCTAATTGTACGGCTGCCGCGGGTGGTGCTGCGGCCCCTACGCCGTCTGCGGGCCGATGTGGAAGACGTGGCCAGCCCCGGCCCGGCCACCCGCGTTTCCATTGCCAAAAACGACGAGGTAGGTGCCGTGGCCCTGGCCCTAAACCGCGCCTTTGGCTACATGCAGGACCAGCGCAGCGTGACGCGGGCGGCCCTGGCCACCGAGCGCAGCCGCCTAGAAAGCCTAATCGAGCACCTTGATGAAGGCCTGCTCCTGCTCGACCCCGAGCGCTGCGTGCTGCTGGCCAACCCCGTAGCCCGGGAACTACTGGGCCGCACGGCCGCCGACCTGGTAGGCCAACGGGCCGAGGAGCTGAGTCGGGAATCGACGCTGTTACACGATTTATTCCGGCCGCTGCTAGAACAGGAATCCGTCCGGGCCGGTGAAACGCCCGCCCCTGTAATGCTCACGATTCACGGCCCCGATGGCGACCCGACCTATTACCAGCTCACGCTCAACCATATCGTGAGCCGCAACCGTGAAACGGAGCGCACTGAGTTTGTGGGGCATATCTTGTCCCTACGTAATGTGTCGGACTTCAAGAAGCTGGATGAGGTAAAATCGAGCTACCTCGCCACTATTTCGCACGAGCTGAAAACGCCACTCGCCAGCATCAAGCTTAGCCTGATGCTACTCCAGGACGAACGCACGGAACCCGAAGAGCGCCAGCGCATTGCCGACGGTATCCGCGACGAAACGCAACGCCTACTGGGCATGGTGGGCCAACTGCTGGCCGTGTCGCGGCTAGATGCTGGTGCTGGCATTCAACTTGACCTTCAACCGATTACCCTGGCCGAGGTGGTCGCCTACGCCACCGACACGGTGCAGCCCCAACTCGACGACAAGGAGTTGCAGTTACAAGTTGAGCTGCCCGCCGACTTGCCCGCTGCCCGCGCCGACGTAGAAAAAACAACTTGGGTTCTTATCAATCTGCTGGCTAACGGCATCCGGTACTCCCCGCGCGGCGCGGCCCTTACGGTGCGGGCGTACCACCACCAGGAACAGCTCGAAATCAGCGTGCAGGATTGCGGACCGGGCATTCCGGCGCAGTACCATGAGCGTATTTTTCAACGATTTGCCCAGATACCTAACACCACGGGTCATAAGGGCAGCTCAGGCCTGGGCCTCAGTATCTCGCGGGAATTTATTGCCGCCCAGGGCGGACGGCTCTGGGTGGAAAGTCAGCCGGGGCAAGGCAGCCAATTCCGATTTACCCTACCCCTGGCAACACCGGAGAAAGTATAG
- a CDS encoding Fur family transcriptional regulator, which yields MKAPADSFASLLTQHGLRQTPVRRGVLRLLVSSPFALTSHELESALGDDTDRITLYRTLKTFEEKGLIHRVIDNTDVIRYAACSDHCSEHSHSDDHVHFKCTQCQHTYCLDHITIPPVLLPAGFRVESRDYLLAGVCQQCQPR from the coding sequence ATGAAAGCTCCTGCCGACTCTTTTGCGTCCTTGTTGACCCAACATGGCCTGCGCCAAACGCCGGTTCGGCGGGGCGTACTGCGCCTGTTGGTTTCGTCGCCTTTTGCCCTGACCAGCCACGAGCTGGAAAGTGCCCTCGGCGACGACACGGACCGCATCACGCTTTACCGCACCCTCAAAACGTTCGAAGAAAAGGGGCTAATTCACCGTGTTATTGATAATACGGACGTTATCCGGTACGCGGCCTGCTCCGACCACTGCAGTGAGCATTCCCACTCCGATGACCACGTGCACTTCAAATGCACCCAGTGCCAGCACACCTACTGCCTCGACCACATTACCATTCCGCCGGTGCTGCTCCCCGCTGGCTTTCGGGTTGAGTCGCGCGACTACCTGCTGGCGGGCGTGTGCCAGCAGTGCCAGCCCCGCTAG
- a CDS encoding EamA family transporter has translation MPWLVLALLTALCLACYNFFIKLAADHVSAAAGAVILQLVAASLGGLWLVWLHLKGQPLQVTTTGAGLAVLAGLGVGLAEILTFVVFSRGVPSSVGTPVIVGGSVLLTAVLGLVVLREALSWSQALGLASIVIGIALLARGH, from the coding sequence ATGCCCTGGCTTGTTCTGGCCCTGCTGACGGCTCTGTGTCTAGCCTGCTACAACTTCTTCATCAAGCTGGCCGCTGACCACGTATCGGCTGCGGCGGGCGCCGTTATTCTGCAGCTGGTAGCGGCCAGCCTGGGTGGACTGTGGCTGGTATGGCTACACCTGAAAGGCCAGCCTCTGCAGGTAACGACCACGGGCGCGGGGCTGGCGGTACTGGCCGGGCTAGGGGTAGGGCTGGCCGAAATCCTGACGTTTGTAGTCTTCAGCCGCGGGGTGCCTTCGTCCGTGGGTACACCCGTAATTGTGGGCGGCTCGGTGTTGCTGACAGCGGTGCTAGGCCTGGTAGTGCTGCGTGAAGCCCTCTCCTGGTCGCAGGCACTGGGATTAGCCAGCATTGTAATAGGCATTGCGCTGCTAGCCCGCGGCCACTAA
- a CDS encoding DUF4259 domain-containing protein: MATWDYHNFDNDAAADLAEEFRSNPNEALLYEVLATAAEAEEELDEEEASQALAAAEIVAAIHGHPGADFLPGLTLAVNGMDADEELAELAQEAVEAVLKSSALQARWAASGDAANWQQLQQDLLARLTVQ, from the coding sequence ATGGCCACTTGGGACTACCACAATTTTGATAACGATGCCGCGGCTGACCTGGCCGAGGAATTCCGCAGCAACCCCAACGAAGCCCTACTCTACGAGGTGCTGGCCACGGCCGCCGAAGCGGAAGAAGAACTGGACGAGGAGGAAGCCAGCCAGGCCCTAGCCGCCGCCGAAATTGTAGCGGCTATTCACGGCCACCCCGGCGCCGACTTCCTGCCGGGCCTGACCTTGGCCGTGAATGGCATGGACGCCGACGAGGAACTGGCCGAACTGGCTCAGGAAGCCGTGGAAGCGGTACTCAAAAGCTCCGCGCTACAGGCCCGCTGGGCCGCATCGGGCGATGCGGCCAACTGGCAGCAACTACAGCAGGATTTGCTGGCCCGGCTAACCGTGCAGTAG
- a CDS encoding NAD(P)H-dependent glycerol-3-phosphate dehydrogenase → MEKIAMLGGGSWATALTKILAENGSRVHWWMRSKEDVQHLLRTRHNPRYLSSVAHDLDRVFPTNDLEAAVREADWLVLAVPAAFVQSTLDKLDRDALKNKRIISAIKGMIPGKNVLVTDYVAERFRLPHTRLGVVAGPCHAEEVALEKQSYLTIGSPDAELGEDFSRLLRNRYVKANPAQDLDGIEYCAVMKNIIALTCGIAHGLGYGDNFQAVLVSNAVQEIRRFVHALNPQPRDLSASAYLGDLLVTAYSQFSRNRTFGNMVGRGYSVKSAQMEMNMVAEGYYAVKSIYEMNRKLQVNMPITAAAYHVLYEKISPAIEVELLKEKFK, encoded by the coding sequence TTGGAAAAAATAGCCATGCTTGGCGGCGGCTCTTGGGCCACCGCGCTGACCAAAATTCTCGCTGAAAATGGCAGCCGCGTCCACTGGTGGATGCGCAGCAAGGAAGACGTGCAGCACCTGCTGCGCACCCGCCACAACCCCCGCTACCTCTCCTCCGTGGCGCATGATCTGGATCGGGTATTTCCCACCAACGACCTAGAAGCGGCCGTGCGCGAAGCCGATTGGCTGGTGCTGGCCGTGCCCGCCGCCTTCGTGCAAAGCACCCTGGATAAGCTCGACCGGGATGCGCTGAAAAATAAGCGCATCATCTCCGCCATTAAGGGTATGATTCCGGGCAAAAACGTGCTGGTAACCGACTACGTGGCCGAGCGTTTTCGGCTACCCCACACCCGCCTGGGGGTAGTGGCCGGCCCCTGCCACGCCGAGGAGGTGGCCCTGGAAAAGCAAAGCTACCTGACCATCGGCTCGCCGGATGCCGAACTGGGCGAGGACTTCAGCCGCCTGCTGCGCAACCGCTACGTGAAGGCCAACCCCGCCCAGGACCTCGACGGCATTGAGTACTGCGCCGTGATGAAAAACATCATTGCCCTGACCTGTGGCATTGCCCACGGCCTGGGCTACGGCGACAATTTCCAGGCCGTGCTGGTCAGCAACGCGGTGCAGGAAATCCGCCGGTTTGTGCACGCGCTGAACCCCCAGCCCCGCGACCTGTCGGCCTCCGCCTACCTCGGCGACCTGCTGGTAACGGCCTACTCGCAGTTTTCGCGCAACCGCACCTTTGGCAACATGGTGGGCCGGGGCTACTCCGTCAAATCGGCCCAGATGGAAATGAACATGGTGGCGGAAGGCTACTACGCCGTGAAAAGCATCTACGAAATGAACCGCAAGCTCCAGGTGAATATGCCCATCACCGCAGCCGCGTATCATGTGCTCTACGAGAAAATTTCGCCCGCCATTGAAGTGGAGCTGCTCAAAGAGAAGTTTAAGTAA